A region from the Salifodinibacter halophilus genome encodes:
- the fetB gene encoding iron export ABC transporter permease subunit FetB: MNADYVEIDAWQLGLAAVLIVVNLAISAWLRLGLGKTLGVASLRMTVQLLLVGLILNYIFALEAPLPVIGIGLVMATFASVSAINRTRRRFVGVYWNSLLSVLSASFVITGVAILGILDIQPWFRAQYAIPLLGMILGNILNGVSLALDRFMDGVVTDRDRIEGDLALGASRWEAAHALVNDSVRTGMIPIINSMMVMGVVNLPGIMTGQILAGAAPADAVRYQIVFVFMLAAATALATLGIVLLAFRVLFSPNHQLRTDRLYTPAQHPAWATWLLRSRTRDSH; this comes from the coding sequence ATGAACGCCGACTACGTCGAAATCGATGCTTGGCAGCTCGGCCTGGCCGCCGTACTGATTGTAGTTAACCTCGCAATTTCGGCCTGGCTACGGCTGGGTTTAGGCAAAACGCTGGGAGTCGCCAGTCTGCGCATGACTGTTCAGTTGTTGCTGGTGGGGTTAATCCTCAACTATATCTTCGCCCTCGAGGCACCACTGCCAGTGATTGGCATCGGCCTGGTCATGGCGACATTTGCCAGCGTCTCCGCGATCAATCGCACCCGGCGGCGCTTCGTCGGTGTGTACTGGAACAGCCTGTTGTCGGTACTGAGCGCTTCTTTTGTCATCACCGGTGTGGCGATACTCGGCATACTCGATATCCAGCCCTGGTTCCGGGCGCAATACGCCATCCCACTGTTGGGCATGATCCTGGGCAACATCCTCAACGGCGTATCCCTTGCGCTGGACCGGTTCATGGATGGTGTCGTGACTGATCGCGATCGCATTGAAGGGGATCTAGCGCTGGGTGCAAGCCGCTGGGAGGCCGCTCATGCGCTGGTCAACGATAGCGTTCGAACCGGCATGATTCCTATTATCAATTCGATGATGGTCATGGGCGTGGTCAATTTGCCGGGCATTATGACCGGCCAGATCCTGGCCGGGGCGGCACCAGCGGACGCGGTGCGCTATCAAATCGTGTTCGTGTTTATGCTCGCCGCAGCTACCGCACTAGCCACCCTCGGGATCGTGCTACTCGCCTTCCGGGTATTGTTCAGCCCGAACCACCAGTTGCGCACCGATCGCTTGTATACGCCCGCCCAGCACCCGGCCTGGGCGACCTGGCTGTTGCGTAGCCGGACACGGGATTCACATTGA
- the pstC gene encoding phosphate ABC transporter permease subunit PstC, with protein sequence MNQAAESIPPVPGRSAGSRATPVGDTFFHGLTAVAAVLVLAIIAGIAVSLILGSAPALAEFGPGFLVSDVWNPVTNNFGAYVAIFGTLVTSAIAMVIAVPVSFGVALFISELAPAWLKRPISVAIELLAAVPSIIYGMWGLFVLAPVMADTIQPWLKTIFGDIPLLGVLVQGPPIGIGVFTAGVILAIMVIPFIASVMRDTFEVVPKVLKESAYATGATTWEVVRHIVLPYTRTGVVGGIMLGLGRALGETMAVTFVIGNSHNIHAGLFHPGNSIAATLANEFTEATGEIYTSALLALGLILFGITLIVLIAARLLLMRLQAGEGR encoded by the coding sequence GTGAATCAGGCTGCTGAGTCCATCCCGCCGGTGCCTGGTCGATCCGCCGGGTCGCGGGCCACTCCGGTGGGGGACACATTTTTCCATGGTCTGACCGCTGTGGCTGCTGTGCTTGTTCTGGCCATCATCGCCGGCATCGCCGTGTCGCTGATACTGGGGTCGGCACCGGCGTTAGCCGAATTTGGCCCCGGATTTTTGGTCAGCGACGTCTGGAATCCGGTTACTAATAACTTCGGCGCATACGTTGCTATTTTTGGCACGCTAGTGACCTCGGCGATTGCAATGGTTATTGCGGTGCCGGTGAGCTTCGGCGTGGCTTTGTTTATTTCCGAGCTTGCGCCGGCGTGGTTGAAGCGCCCCATCAGCGTGGCGATTGAATTGCTGGCGGCCGTGCCGAGCATTATCTACGGTATGTGGGGTTTGTTCGTGCTCGCGCCGGTCATGGCCGACACCATCCAGCCATGGCTTAAGACCATTTTCGGCGATATTCCGCTGCTTGGCGTGCTGGTTCAAGGGCCGCCCATCGGCATCGGTGTATTCACTGCGGGCGTAATCCTGGCGATCATGGTGATCCCGTTCATCGCCTCGGTTATGCGGGATACGTTCGAAGTCGTCCCCAAGGTTCTCAAGGAATCGGCTTACGCCACCGGCGCCACCACTTGGGAAGTTGTCCGCCACATCGTGTTGCCCTATACACGCACCGGCGTGGTCGGCGGCATCATGTTGGGGCTGGGACGCGCCCTCGGTGAGACCATGGCGGTGACGTTCGTGATCGGTAACTCGCATAACATTCACGCGGGGCTGTTCCATCCCGGTAACAGTATTGCCGCCACGCTTGCTAACGAATTCACCGAGGCGACCGGCGAGATCTACACGTCGGCGCTGCTCGCGCTCGGGCTGATCCTGTTCGGCATCACGCTGATCGTGCTTATAGCAGCGCGGCTATTGCTGATGCGTCTGCAAGCCGGTGAAGGCCGGTAA
- a CDS encoding porin has product MPRKSYIAGIAGSVVACAAMVPSAQALDFKLSGQVNRAIIAADNGEDADVGFVDNHSSISRFGFSGSQEINPNLTVGFQYVEGLGSNQSDDFDINQNSTEYDLQNRQANVYLKGSLGKLTLGKQDGAANSTSKVDYSGTTDLGGGTVVDDYFGGVSLMSDDGNSAVAIGSVYDSYDALSRVNAVRYDTPTYGGFKVSASFDEGRAVEIAPKFKTEFANGTKFAFALDYVNSGQRNKEVEPNGDVAQGFNDSSQFNEYGGSASVLLPSGLNFTLQYKRRDYSNTYYGSTGDTEAVADTKDHSQTFFGGVGYRVGKNRMQLFYGQTDGKYTDDSKARNYGVAYVYNLKKSVNLYASYHHVAADNLNLAGGGAQDANVVFSGLRVKFF; this is encoded by the coding sequence ATGCCCCGGAAGAGTTATATAGCCGGCATAGCCGGTAGTGTGGTCGCATGCGCCGCGATGGTGCCATCCGCGCAGGCGCTCGACTTCAAGCTGTCCGGTCAGGTCAACCGCGCTATTATCGCTGCCGACAATGGCGAAGATGCCGACGTCGGTTTTGTCGATAACCATTCTTCGATTTCGAGGTTCGGCTTCTCGGGCAGTCAAGAAATTAATCCGAACCTGACGGTCGGGTTTCAATATGTCGAAGGGTTGGGTTCGAACCAATCGGATGACTTTGATATCAACCAGAACTCGACCGAATACGACCTCCAGAACCGACAGGCCAACGTTTATCTCAAAGGATCGCTCGGTAAGCTCACGCTGGGCAAACAAGACGGCGCGGCCAACAGCACCTCGAAAGTCGATTATTCGGGGACCACTGACCTCGGTGGCGGTACAGTCGTGGATGATTATTTCGGTGGCGTTAGTTTGATGTCCGATGATGGCAACAGCGCCGTTGCGATCGGGTCGGTCTACGATAGCTACGATGCCTTGTCCCGGGTCAATGCTGTTCGCTACGACACGCCGACTTACGGTGGTTTCAAGGTATCGGCTAGTTTTGACGAAGGTCGAGCCGTCGAGATTGCGCCGAAATTCAAGACCGAGTTTGCTAACGGCACCAAGTTCGCGTTTGCGCTGGATTATGTGAACAGCGGACAGAGGAACAAGGAGGTCGAGCCTAACGGTGACGTGGCTCAAGGCTTCAACGATAGTTCGCAGTTCAACGAATACGGTGGTTCAGCGTCGGTGCTTCTGCCCAGCGGTTTGAATTTCACGCTGCAGTACAAGCGGCGTGATTACAGCAATACCTACTATGGAAGTACCGGCGATACCGAAGCCGTGGCCGATACAAAAGACCATAGTCAGACCTTTTTCGGTGGCGTGGGCTATAGGGTTGGTAAGAATCGCATGCAGCTGTTCTACGGTCAGACCGACGGCAAATACACCGACGACAGCAAGGCACGTAATTACGGTGTGGCTTATGTCTACAATCTGAAGAAGTCGGTTAATCTTTATGCGTCTTATCACCATGTTGCGGCCGATAACCTGAATCTGGCCGGTGGCGGCGCGCAGGATGCAAACGTTGTGTTTAGCGGTCTCCGGGTCAAGTTCTTCTGA
- the phoB gene encoding phosphate regulon transcriptional regulator PhoB, with product MRNQHVLVVEDEAAVRDMIRFTVDRAGFGVEVVSCGEEARLAVADRRPGLVLLDWMLPDISGLELARDWRSQDATAELPIIMVTARTEADDRVRGLELGADDYITKPFSSAELVARVRAVLRRALPGGEDAMLESASLSLDAASQRVAANGLAIDLGPTEFRLLQFFMGHPERVYTRAQLLDRVWGQNVFVEERTVDVHIRRLRKALSAHRCDGVIETVRGSGYRFSDTAG from the coding sequence ATGAGAAACCAACACGTGCTCGTGGTTGAGGACGAGGCGGCCGTGCGCGACATGATTCGGTTCACGGTCGATCGCGCCGGTTTCGGCGTGGAGGTCGTGTCTTGTGGCGAGGAAGCGCGGCTGGCTGTCGCCGATCGGCGGCCTGGCTTAGTGTTGCTTGACTGGATGTTGCCGGATATTTCCGGGTTGGAGCTGGCGCGTGATTGGCGGAGCCAGGACGCAACGGCCGAATTGCCAATCATCATGGTCACGGCACGGACGGAGGCCGACGATCGTGTACGCGGTCTCGAGTTGGGTGCTGATGACTACATCACCAAGCCGTTTTCGTCGGCCGAGCTCGTGGCTCGCGTGCGGGCGGTCCTGCGACGGGCGTTGCCGGGTGGCGAGGACGCTATGCTGGAATCGGCATCGCTATCGCTCGATGCTGCATCGCAGCGTGTGGCCGCCAACGGGCTGGCTATTGACCTGGGGCCGACTGAGTTTCGGCTGCTGCAGTTCTTCATGGGGCATCCCGAGCGGGTCTATACTCGGGCCCAACTACTCGACCGGGTCTGGGGTCAGAATGTGTTTGTTGAAGAGCGCACCGTGGATGTCCACATCCGCCGACTTCGCAAGGCCTTGTCAGCACACCGCTGCGACGGTGTGATCGAGACCGTGCGTGGCAGTGGCTACCGGTTTTCGGATACGGCCGGCTAG
- the pstS gene encoding phosphate ABC transporter substrate-binding protein PstS, whose protein sequence is MKPRLTNPTLIAASAALLAGGAVTANAKVDAIDGAGATFPYPVYSKWAQAYKDEKGVKLNYQAIGSGGGIKQIKAKTVDFGASDAPLKQKELEKAGLMQFPAVMGGVVPVVNAPGVAKGDLTLDGKTFAKIYLGKIKKWNAPAIQKLNPDVDLPDKKITVVHRSDGSGTTWIFTSYLSKVSDAWKNGPGHAKSVAWPAGVGGKGNQGVASYVNRIKGSIGYVEYAYALQNDMAWVQMKNKAGGTVQPNIESFQSAASHADWKNAPGFYMVLTNEPGKESWPITAASYILMHKEQADPQVAQAVLKFYNWSYKQGDEMAKNLDYVPLPSGLIKQIRAKWESQLQGEDGSSVWPPK, encoded by the coding sequence ATGAAACCAAGACTGACCAACCCCACGCTGATCGCAGCGTCTGCGGCATTGCTCGCGGGTGGTGCGGTAACAGCCAATGCCAAAGTCGATGCTATCGACGGCGCGGGGGCCACTTTCCCGTATCCGGTCTATTCGAAGTGGGCTCAAGCTTATAAAGATGAAAAAGGCGTCAAGCTCAACTACCAGGCAATCGGTTCCGGCGGGGGCATCAAACAAATCAAGGCGAAAACCGTGGATTTCGGTGCGTCCGACGCGCCCTTGAAACAAAAAGAGCTCGAAAAAGCTGGGCTGATGCAATTTCCAGCGGTCATGGGCGGTGTGGTGCCCGTGGTTAATGCGCCGGGCGTTGCTAAAGGTGATCTCACACTGGACGGCAAGACTTTCGCCAAGATTTATCTCGGCAAGATCAAAAAATGGAACGCCCCGGCGATCCAGAAGTTAAACCCGGACGTTGACCTGCCGGACAAGAAAATCACGGTCGTCCACCGTTCCGACGGCTCGGGCACGACTTGGATCTTTACCAGTTATCTGTCCAAGGTCAGCGATGCCTGGAAAAATGGCCCCGGCCACGCCAAATCGGTTGCCTGGCCTGCCGGCGTAGGCGGCAAGGGCAACCAGGGCGTTGCTTCTTACGTCAATCGCATCAAGGGCTCGATCGGCTACGTCGAATACGCTTACGCCTTGCAAAACGACATGGCCTGGGTCCAGATGAAAAACAAGGCCGGCGGTACGGTACAGCCGAATATCGAGAGCTTCCAATCGGCAGCCTCGCACGCCGACTGGAAAAACGCGCCAGGTTTCTACATGGTTCTGACCAATGAACCCGGCAAGGAGAGCTGGCCGATTACGGCTGCCAGCTATATCCTGATGCACAAGGAGCAAGCTGATCCCCAAGTCGCGCAGGCCGTGCTTAAGTTTTACAACTGGAGCTACAAGCAGGGCGACGAGATGGCCAAGAATCTGGATTATGTGCCGCTACCGTCGGGACTTATCAAACAGATTCGTGCCAAATGGGAGAGTCAACTCCAGGGCGAGGATGGTTCGAGCGTCTGGCCACCCAAGTAA
- a CDS encoding DUF839 domain-containing protein has product MTLTQDKSRREALKLLIGGPMALPLARWAGTGALAATAGCAATDTAPALADARFVGMPAPDLDAPETMARVEVGSAFDYAGPNGERTRQALTYEPFFKTGTRVPATGGGQHIAGGYLDIHGQPIIDRSVPDAPRQFFSDCPDGLSLLQPPDNVSKQSLGVTGNAVFAVVQFEYLSRDQAGQSSSLQLPSPIAVLTLDQDPETGQLTLVSYAPVPTAAAHGLWITCGASRSPWNTHLSSEEYPADAFQVANDESFQSYIARLYADPAAVDDPAKANPYLYNHIPEISVASDGTGVVTKHFCLGRISHELVCVCPDERTVLMGDDYTNGGAFVFVADRPRDLSAGTLYAGIWHQTDGRGPGGATLDWIRLGHATSDEIEHLATTLAPTDIMDVAYSAPNEAGYTRIAHGGSENWVRLKSGMDKAAAFLETHRYAALQGASLGFTKWEGTTVNATDKVAYAAMSYIHDTMTDGSTDIHVEGPTAGAVYALNLRGGKRDTNGHAIDSEWMPVDMNGIAALTGQDLAEPDALGNRANPDRVANPDNIKFSERHRVLLVSEDSALHVNNFLWAYNVDDGRVTRLLSAPAGAESTGLQAVDDVGGWTYVMSNFQHPGDWKSPLHDQVKDVLAPLIDARYDDRYAAEVGYIAGLPGDAAT; this is encoded by the coding sequence ATGACGCTCACCCAAGACAAATCACGCCGTGAGGCGCTCAAATTACTTATTGGCGGTCCGATGGCGCTGCCGTTGGCGCGCTGGGCGGGTACTGGCGCGCTTGCCGCAACAGCCGGCTGCGCGGCCACCGATACCGCGCCGGCGTTGGCCGACGCCCGTTTTGTTGGTATGCCTGCGCCCGATCTCGATGCGCCGGAGACGATGGCGCGGGTTGAAGTCGGTTCTGCGTTTGACTACGCCGGCCCGAACGGCGAACGCACCCGGCAGGCGCTGACCTACGAGCCGTTTTTCAAAACGGGCACGCGGGTGCCGGCGACGGGGGGTGGTCAGCATATCGCTGGTGGTTATTTGGATATCCACGGCCAACCAATCATAGATCGCTCAGTGCCGGATGCGCCACGGCAGTTTTTCTCCGATTGCCCGGATGGTTTGTCTTTGCTGCAGCCGCCGGACAATGTGTCTAAACAAAGCCTCGGCGTGACCGGCAATGCGGTCTTTGCGGTCGTGCAATTCGAATACCTTTCGCGTGACCAGGCCGGGCAGAGTTCGTCCCTGCAGTTGCCGTCACCGATCGCGGTGCTGACGCTGGATCAGGATCCGGAGACTGGGCAACTGACACTGGTTAGCTATGCCCCCGTGCCGACGGCAGCCGCACATGGTTTGTGGATAACCTGCGGCGCGAGCCGGTCGCCCTGGAACACGCATCTGTCCAGCGAGGAATATCCGGCCGATGCGTTCCAGGTCGCCAACGATGAAAGTTTTCAGTCGTATATCGCCCGTCTTTACGCTGATCCGGCTGCGGTCGACGACCCGGCAAAAGCCAACCCCTATCTCTACAACCACATTCCGGAAATCAGCGTGGCATCGGACGGCACCGGTGTGGTGACCAAGCATTTTTGTCTCGGGCGTATCTCGCACGAGCTGGTTTGCGTTTGTCCCGACGAGCGCACGGTTCTGATGGGCGATGACTACACCAATGGCGGTGCTTTCGTGTTCGTGGCCGATCGTCCGCGCGATCTGTCGGCTGGCACGCTATATGCCGGTATCTGGCATCAGACCGACGGTCGCGGTCCAGGCGGCGCGACGCTGGATTGGATTCGGTTGGGACACGCGACCAGCGACGAAATCGAGCATCTGGCGACCACACTGGCGCCCACCGACATCATGGATGTTGCTTATAGCGCTCCAAATGAGGCGGGCTACACACGCATTGCCCATGGGGGCAGCGAGAACTGGGTGCGGCTTAAATCCGGTATGGACAAAGCCGCGGCATTTCTTGAGACCCATCGCTACGCGGCGCTGCAGGGGGCGAGCCTTGGCTTCACCAAATGGGAGGGGACTACCGTCAACGCCACTGACAAGGTGGCTTATGCCGCGATGAGTTATATCCACGACACCATGACCGACGGTAGCACCGATATCCATGTCGAGGGCCCCACGGCTGGCGCCGTTTATGCCTTAAATCTTCGGGGCGGTAAACGCGACACCAATGGCCATGCCATCGATAGCGAATGGATGCCGGTCGACATGAACGGCATAGCTGCGCTGACCGGTCAGGATCTGGCCGAACCGGATGCGCTCGGCAATCGGGCAAACCCGGATCGTGTTGCCAATCCTGACAACATCAAATTCTCGGAGCGCCACCGCGTGTTGCTGGTTAGTGAGGATAGCGCGCTCCACGTGAACAATTTTCTGTGGGCTTACAACGTCGACGATGGCCGTGTAACACGTTTGCTATCGGCACCCGCCGGCGCCGAGTCGACCGGTCTGCAGGCTGTCGACGATGTGGGCGGTTGGACCTACGTGATGAGCAATTTCCAGCATCCGGGCGACTGGAAATCACCGCTGCACGATCAGGTTAAGGACGTGTTGGCGCCGCTGATTGATGCCCGCTATGACGATCGCTACGCGGCTGAGGTCGGGTATATCGCGGGGCTGCCGGGCGACGCGGCGACTTAA
- a CDS encoding ATP-binding cassette domain-containing protein: MNNHNKWQKPVRLTPANADHDGPLLAARGLSYAIAARTLWHDLNLDLVAGERLAVTGRSGSGKSLLLRALAGLDPLRAGDIHFQGQSISAWSMPAYRARVVYLPQRPALAGGTVMAALRAPFGFRVHRTRASPTETAEKHLAALGLDKGLLRQRAERLSGGETQIIAALRALLIEPRVLLLDEPAASMDVTTARRLETLIEYWRACDPGRACIWTSHDRHQLERVTDRQFTLADPEHTPGT, translated from the coding sequence ATGAACAATCATAATAAATGGCAAAAACCAGTGAGGCTGACACCAGCCAACGCCGACCACGACGGGCCATTGCTGGCGGCACGAGGACTGAGCTATGCGATCGCGGCCCGTACGCTGTGGCACGATCTCAACCTGGACCTAGTGGCGGGCGAGCGCCTCGCCGTGACCGGGCGGTCAGGCAGCGGCAAGAGCCTATTGCTACGGGCACTGGCCGGGCTCGACCCACTGCGGGCCGGCGACATCCACTTCCAAGGCCAATCGATATCGGCGTGGTCGATGCCGGCATATCGAGCGCGGGTGGTCTACCTTCCCCAGCGACCCGCACTCGCCGGAGGAACTGTCATGGCGGCGCTGCGGGCACCATTCGGCTTTCGCGTGCACCGCACACGGGCCTCCCCGACAGAGACGGCCGAAAAACATCTGGCCGCGCTGGGCCTGGATAAAGGCCTGTTGCGGCAACGCGCCGAGCGCCTATCTGGCGGTGAAACACAAATCATCGCGGCGCTGCGGGCATTGCTCATCGAACCCCGGGTATTACTGCTCGACGAGCCCGCTGCCTCGATGGATGTCACTACCGCACGACGCTTGGAAACGCTAATCGAATATTGGCGCGCGTGCGATCCGGGCCGCGCCTGCATCTGGACCAGCCACGACCGCCATCAACTCGAGCGTGTCACCGATCGGCAGTTTACATTGGCCGACCCCGAGCACACCCCGGGCACATGA
- the phoR gene encoding phosphate regulon sensor histidine kinase PhoR gives MKAANPWRRELLILAGWLALAAAIGWLSGNTLAGFLLALVLYLILQLVYTYQLYQWLVSDRIEPAYGVGIWQEVYAELYRLRQRNRRRKQRLGRIVSEFQASTAALPDAAVVLDDQLAIAWFNDAARRLLGLRLPDDRGQRLTNLIRDPELRAYLGGQSDDNAENIEISSPVDVNTVLSIQLVPYGNGQRLLIGRDVSQRRRVEAMRRDFVANASHELRTPLTVVRGYLEMMDSGAGDDAALRGWQSPIGQMRAEADRMDRMIDDLLELARLESAPESYAFERIEVAALIDRIVRQQPQQGAEIDAGDLASIELYGDARRLESIVSNLLANARRHTPAGGQITVSWQPLEDGAELAVTDTGEGIAAEHIPRLTERFYRADTGRSSARGGTGLGLAIVKHALKCHDAELSITSSPAKGSRFACRFPSARCVSPAAIESSSDADAFSDVSHRSNQ, from the coding sequence GTGAAAGCCGCCAACCCCTGGCGACGCGAACTACTGATATTGGCCGGATGGCTTGCGCTGGCTGCGGCGATCGGCTGGCTTTCCGGCAACACCCTCGCCGGGTTCTTGCTGGCGCTGGTGCTGTATCTGATTCTGCAACTCGTCTACACCTACCAGCTTTATCAGTGGTTGGTCTCCGACCGTATCGAGCCTGCCTACGGCGTTGGCATCTGGCAGGAGGTCTACGCCGAACTGTACCGGTTGCGGCAGCGCAACCGCCGCCGCAAACAGCGTCTCGGGCGCATCGTCAGCGAATTCCAGGCGTCGACCGCGGCCCTACCGGATGCGGCCGTGGTGCTTGATGATCAATTGGCGATTGCCTGGTTCAACGATGCCGCGCGGCGACTGCTCGGCTTGCGGTTGCCGGACGACCGGGGCCAGCGTCTGACCAATCTCATCCGCGATCCTGAACTTCGGGCCTATCTGGGCGGGCAGTCGGACGATAACGCCGAAAATATCGAAATCAGCTCGCCGGTGGACGTCAATACGGTGCTGTCGATTCAGCTCGTGCCTTACGGTAATGGGCAGCGATTGCTGATCGGTCGCGACGTTAGTCAGCGCCGACGCGTTGAGGCGATGCGCCGCGATTTTGTGGCCAATGCATCGCATGAGCTGCGTACGCCGCTGACCGTGGTCCGCGGTTATCTCGAGATGATGGACAGTGGGGCGGGTGACGACGCCGCGCTGCGCGGCTGGCAGTCACCGATCGGCCAGATGCGTGCCGAGGCCGACCGCATGGATCGCATGATTGATGATTTGCTGGAATTGGCGCGGCTTGAATCCGCCCCCGAAAGCTATGCGTTCGAACGCATCGAAGTGGCCGCGTTGATCGACCGTATTGTCAGGCAGCAGCCACAGCAGGGAGCAGAGATCGACGCTGGCGACCTCGCATCGATAGAACTCTATGGTGACGCGCGTCGACTGGAAAGTATTGTGTCCAATTTGCTGGCCAACGCGCGGCGCCATACGCCGGCTGGCGGTCAGATCACGGTGTCGTGGCAGCCATTGGAAGACGGCGCCGAACTCGCTGTAACCGACACTGGCGAAGGTATTGCCGCTGAGCATATTCCGCGGCTGACCGAGCGTTTTTATCGGGCTGACACTGGGCGTAGCTCGGCGCGCGGCGGTACGGGGCTTGGTCTGGCCATCGTCAAACACGCCTTGAAATGTCATGACGCCGAGCTTTCGATCACCAGCAGCCCGGCCAAAGGTTCGCGTTTCGCGTGCCGTTTCCCGAGCGCGCGCTGCGTATCACCGGCTGCGATCGAGTCGAGTAGCGATGCCGATGCATTTTCGGACGTCAGTCACAGATCTAACCAATAA